The following are encoded together in the Bubalus bubalis isolate 160015118507 breed Murrah chromosome 14, NDDB_SH_1, whole genome shotgun sequence genome:
- the YTHDF1 gene encoding YTH domain-containing family protein 1 isoform X1, translating to MSATSVDPQRTKGQDNKVQNGSLHQKDTVHDNDFEPYLSGQSNQSNSYPSMADPYLSSYYPPSIGFPYSLNEAPWSTGGDPPIPYLTTYGQLSNGDHHFMHDAVFGQPGGLGSNIYQHRFNFFPENPAFSAWGTSGSQGQQAQSSAYGNSYTYPPSSLGGTIVDGQTGFHGDTLNKAPGMNSLEQGMVGLKIGDVTTSAVKTVGSVVSSVAMTGILSGNGGTNVPLPVSKPTSWAAIASKPAKPQPKMKAKSGPAIGGALPPPPIKHNMDIGTWDNKGPVPKAPAPQQVPASSVAPQPQPAMQPLPAQPPLPVPPQHTGPQQLPQTRWVAPRSRNAAFGQTGGPGSDSNSSGSAQPSTTPSAESHPVLEKLKAAHSYNPKEFDWNLKSGRVFIIKSYSEDDVHRSIKYSLWCSTEHGNRRLDSAFRALGSKGPVYLLFSVNGSGHFCGVAEMKSPVDYGTSAGVWSQDKWKGKFDVKWIFVKDVPNSQLRHIRLENNDNKPVTNSRDTQEVPLEKARQVLRIIASYRHSTSIFDDFSHYERRQEEEEVVRKERQSRNKQ from the exons AGAACAAAAGGACAAGATAATAAAG TACAAaatggttctttgcatcagaagGATACCGTTCATGACAATGACTTTGAGCCCTACCTTTCTGGACAGTCAAACCAG AGTAACAGTTATCCCTCCATGGCCGACCCCTACCTGTCCAGCTATTACCCGCCATCCATCGGATTCCCCTATTCCCTCAACGAGGCACCGTGGTCTACTGGAGGGGACCCTCCAATCCCCTACCTCACCACCTACGGACAGCTCAGTAACGGAGACCACCACTTCATGCATGATGCTGTTTTCGGGCAGCCTGGGGGATTGGGGAGCAACATCTACCAGCACAGGTTTAATTTCTTCCCTGAAAACCCTGCCTTCTCGGCCTGGGGGACGAGTGGGTCTCAGGGTCAGCAGGCTCAGAGTTCAGCCTACGGGAACAGCTACACCTACCCACCAAGCTCCTTGGGTGGCACGATTGTGGACGGACAGACAGGCTTTCATGGTGATACCCTCAACAAGGCACCAGGAATGAAcagcctggagcagggcatggtgGGCCTGAAGATTGGGGACGTCACCACCTCTGCAGTCAAGACGGTAGGGTCGGTCGTCAGCAGTGTGGCCATGACAGGCATCCTTTCTGGCAACGGTGGGACGAATGTGCCCTTGCCAGTGTCGAAGccgacctcatgggctgccattGCCAGCAAACCTGCTAAACCACAGCCGAAAATGAAGGCCAAGAGCGGGCCTGCCATCGGGGGGGCGCTGCCCCCGCCACCTATTAAACATAACATGGACATTGGTACTTGGGACAACAAGGGACCTGTGCCCAAAGCCCCGGCCCCCCAGCAGGTTCCAGCCTCCTCGGtggccccccagccccagccggCCATGCAGCCTCTTCCCGCCCAACCTCCCCTTCCGGTCCCACCACAGCACACGGGCCCCCAGCAGCTGCCCCAGACCCGCTGGGTTGCCCCTCGTAGCAGAAATGCGGCGTTCGGGCAGACCGGGGGCCCCGGCAGCGACAGTAACTCCTCTGGGAGCGCTCAGCCCAGCACGACCCCGAGCGCAGAGTCCCACCCCGTCCTAGAAAAACTGAAAGCCGCCCACAGCTACAACCCCAAGGAGTTTGACTGGAACCTGAAGAGCGGGCGCGTGTTCATCATCAAGAGCTACTCAGAGGATGACGTGCACCGTTCTATCAAGTACTCGCTCTGGTGTAGCACAGAGCATGGCAACCGGCGCCTGGACAGTGCCTTCCGTGCCCTGGGCAGCAAGGGACCCGTCTACCTGCTCTTCAGCGTCAATGGCAGCGGCCATTTCTGCGGGGTGGCCGAGATGAAGTCGCCTGTGGACTACGGCACCAGCGCTGGGGTCTGGTCCCAGGACAAGTGGAAGGGCAAGTTTGACGTGAAGTGGATCTTCGTAAAGGACGTGCCCAACAGCCAGCTGCGGCACATCCGGCtggaaaacaatgacaacaagCCGGTCACCAACTCGCGTGACACCCAGGAGGTACCCCTGGAGAAGGCGCGGCAGGTGCTGCGGATCATCGCCTCCTACAGGCACAGCACCTCCATCTTCGATGACTTCTCACACTATGAGAGgcgccaggaggaggaggaggtggtgcgTAAG GAACGGCAGAGTCGAAACAAGCAGTGA
- the YTHDF1 gene encoding YTH domain-containing family protein 1 isoform X2, whose product MKHVGHQRGPPVQNGSLHQKDTVHDNDFEPYLSGQSNQSNSYPSMADPYLSSYYPPSIGFPYSLNEAPWSTGGDPPIPYLTTYGQLSNGDHHFMHDAVFGQPGGLGSNIYQHRFNFFPENPAFSAWGTSGSQGQQAQSSAYGNSYTYPPSSLGGTIVDGQTGFHGDTLNKAPGMNSLEQGMVGLKIGDVTTSAVKTVGSVVSSVAMTGILSGNGGTNVPLPVSKPTSWAAIASKPAKPQPKMKAKSGPAIGGALPPPPIKHNMDIGTWDNKGPVPKAPAPQQVPASSVAPQPQPAMQPLPAQPPLPVPPQHTGPQQLPQTRWVAPRSRNAAFGQTGGPGSDSNSSGSAQPSTTPSAESHPVLEKLKAAHSYNPKEFDWNLKSGRVFIIKSYSEDDVHRSIKYSLWCSTEHGNRRLDSAFRALGSKGPVYLLFSVNGSGHFCGVAEMKSPVDYGTSAGVWSQDKWKGKFDVKWIFVKDVPNSQLRHIRLENNDNKPVTNSRDTQEVPLEKARQVLRIIASYRHSTSIFDDFSHYERRQEEEEVVRKERQSRNKQ is encoded by the exons TACAAaatggttctttgcatcagaagGATACCGTTCATGACAATGACTTTGAGCCCTACCTTTCTGGACAGTCAAACCAG AGTAACAGTTATCCCTCCATGGCCGACCCCTACCTGTCCAGCTATTACCCGCCATCCATCGGATTCCCCTATTCCCTCAACGAGGCACCGTGGTCTACTGGAGGGGACCCTCCAATCCCCTACCTCACCACCTACGGACAGCTCAGTAACGGAGACCACCACTTCATGCATGATGCTGTTTTCGGGCAGCCTGGGGGATTGGGGAGCAACATCTACCAGCACAGGTTTAATTTCTTCCCTGAAAACCCTGCCTTCTCGGCCTGGGGGACGAGTGGGTCTCAGGGTCAGCAGGCTCAGAGTTCAGCCTACGGGAACAGCTACACCTACCCACCAAGCTCCTTGGGTGGCACGATTGTGGACGGACAGACAGGCTTTCATGGTGATACCCTCAACAAGGCACCAGGAATGAAcagcctggagcagggcatggtgGGCCTGAAGATTGGGGACGTCACCACCTCTGCAGTCAAGACGGTAGGGTCGGTCGTCAGCAGTGTGGCCATGACAGGCATCCTTTCTGGCAACGGTGGGACGAATGTGCCCTTGCCAGTGTCGAAGccgacctcatgggctgccattGCCAGCAAACCTGCTAAACCACAGCCGAAAATGAAGGCCAAGAGCGGGCCTGCCATCGGGGGGGCGCTGCCCCCGCCACCTATTAAACATAACATGGACATTGGTACTTGGGACAACAAGGGACCTGTGCCCAAAGCCCCGGCCCCCCAGCAGGTTCCAGCCTCCTCGGtggccccccagccccagccggCCATGCAGCCTCTTCCCGCCCAACCTCCCCTTCCGGTCCCACCACAGCACACGGGCCCCCAGCAGCTGCCCCAGACCCGCTGGGTTGCCCCTCGTAGCAGAAATGCGGCGTTCGGGCAGACCGGGGGCCCCGGCAGCGACAGTAACTCCTCTGGGAGCGCTCAGCCCAGCACGACCCCGAGCGCAGAGTCCCACCCCGTCCTAGAAAAACTGAAAGCCGCCCACAGCTACAACCCCAAGGAGTTTGACTGGAACCTGAAGAGCGGGCGCGTGTTCATCATCAAGAGCTACTCAGAGGATGACGTGCACCGTTCTATCAAGTACTCGCTCTGGTGTAGCACAGAGCATGGCAACCGGCGCCTGGACAGTGCCTTCCGTGCCCTGGGCAGCAAGGGACCCGTCTACCTGCTCTTCAGCGTCAATGGCAGCGGCCATTTCTGCGGGGTGGCCGAGATGAAGTCGCCTGTGGACTACGGCACCAGCGCTGGGGTCTGGTCCCAGGACAAGTGGAAGGGCAAGTTTGACGTGAAGTGGATCTTCGTAAAGGACGTGCCCAACAGCCAGCTGCGGCACATCCGGCtggaaaacaatgacaacaagCCGGTCACCAACTCGCGTGACACCCAGGAGGTACCCCTGGAGAAGGCGCGGCAGGTGCTGCGGATCATCGCCTCCTACAGGCACAGCACCTCCATCTTCGATGACTTCTCACACTATGAGAGgcgccaggaggaggaggaggtggtgcgTAAG GAACGGCAGAGTCGAAACAAGCAGTGA